One genomic window of Elaeis guineensis isolate ETL-2024a chromosome 2, EG11, whole genome shotgun sequence includes the following:
- the LOC105048060 gene encoding uncharacterized protein isoform X1, whose translation MRFGSGRAMLTSTEGSVGARKWAASGAYGGNGGKGKATQGDVMGSLHQYQIDGREVGTDGGYRQEGQQDSSRLLMLPTILTIGLVAAIPLLVNASSPATVIVVSNAIMNSEFLSGTQQRIMVEKLMQKLQ comes from the exons ATGAGGTTCGGATCTGGGCGTGCGATGCTCACCTCCACGGAGGGCTCGGTCGGTGCAAGGAAATGGGCCGCCAGTGGTGCGTATGGAGGAAACGGTGGCAAGGGCAAGGCGACCCAAGGGGACGTGATGGGTTCCCTTCATCAGTACCAAATTGATGGAAGAGAGGTGGGGACTGATGGGGGTTATAGGCAGGAAGGGCAGCAAGATTCGTCGAGATTGTTGATGCTGCCCACCATTCTTACAATTGGCCTTGTTGCTGCCATTCCTCTTCTC GTGAATGCTTCCTCCCCTGCCACAGTCATTGTTGTATCAAATGCAATCATGAATTCAGAGTTCTTGAGTGGGACTCAGCAAAGAATTATGGTGGAGAAACTCATGCAGAAGCTTCAATGA